The Chryseobacterium glaciei DNA window TTTGCATTAAGGTCTACCAATGTAGGATAGTATTTCTTAGTTACCTGAGTAAAATCAATAACATTAGCTAATGTTAAATTAAAGTATGCTTTGTCTTCATATTGACAAGCTTCCATTTTTGCATCTTTTACGATAAATGGAACTACCGTTAAGTTCACTGTTACGATTTCGCAATCGATAAATTCAGTGCCATTACCACAGAATTTATAAACAATAACGTCTGCTCCTACATATCCTGTTGTAGGTGTATAAGTAATTATACCCGTTGCAGGATTTAAAACAGCTGTTCCATGAGTAGGCTGTGTTGTAATAGTTACAGTGCTCGGAACCGGAGTTTGTGTTGAACCTGAAAATGTTGGAGTGATAATTTTTGTAGCACAAGCATTTACACTTACAGTTGTATTTTTAACACAAGAATATACTTTATATATTGGTGTCGTAACAGGAGGGCAAGTTCCCATTGTTACTTTTACCGTATAATTTCCTGATTGAGTAGGGGCATAAGTACTGGATACTGCCCCTGTAATAAGAATTCCCTCTCTGTACCATTGGTATGTTTCAAAACTATCATCTACTTCCAGGATGATGCCTGGAGCACATTCTCCTGATTTTTTCGCAATAACAGGGATTGAAGAGAATCCTGCAAAATATCCACCATAACCTACTGCACCACTTCCTCCGGCAATACCTGCGGTAACGGCTTTGGTAGATGTTACTGTTACGTTTCCTGATAATCCGGGAATTGAATAGGATACCCAGGCAGTTGTTCCCAAAACAGGATATGGTCCTTGTACAGCTGTTGGAATTCCACCGTTTACATTAACAACAGCTCCGGTTTCTGTTAAGATATTAAGTTTAATATCATTTGAAGTTCCGTTAAGGTCATTAATAAATGCAATTTCATCAATTTTTCTAGGTAAAAAGCAGTTCAATGGAGGTATATAGTTATATCCTAAAGTTGCAATACTCGTTGCAAGACCTGCAAGAAGTTGGTAAACATATACATTTTTACTTGTTCTAATGTACATATTGAAATGTCCGTTACCCTGATCAATATAATTTGTATTCGAAATAGCATTGACTCTATAAAAAGCTCCTTCATTAATAGTAGCTACAGGAGTTGTACTGTTGTTAACATATATTTCGGTATTGTCTTCCGTTGCGATAATCAATGCGTCTTCTACCTTGATATCAATATTTCCGTTTCCTTTTACTAGAACGAATTCATTTCCTAATCTGTCTACTGGTACGGATTGATCCATGATAATATCTGAACTACTTCCTACAGAACCCAAAGAAAACTGTCCATTAAAGTTACCATTAGTTAAAGAAATTGGTTTGGTAGATTCTATTTTTGCACCAATGAATCCTATTTGGTTACCTGCCAGATTTCCTCTTCCTTCAATGATATAAGATTGACCTTTGTTTAAGGAAAAAGTCATGGTAGGGTTTGTAAGACCAGTTGTCCCATTGGAAAATGTAACAGAAGTTGAATATCCTGAAACTGTAACAACAGTATTGTCTTCAGTTGCAAGTACACCTGCCATAAAGTTATAGATAGAACCACCACCTAAATCTGTAATTGGAGCTGCTGCTGCATAAAACTTTTTACCAATACCTGCTTTTCCTTTAGAGGTTAAAATTTCCCCGTGACTTGTAACTGAGAATCTAAGATTGGCATAATATGGTTTTGTTCCTTTTGTGTAAAGCCCTTTTGTAATAGGGGTAAAAAGGTCTGTCTGTGATGTTGTAACGATAGCTGATACCGATGTATTTGGTGTAACCGGTATTACAAAAATCTTTGGGTCGCCTTTACTGATCGTAACGGTACCGATAATAGCATTATTGTTATAGATGTCTACCGGAAATGGTGTTACAGAATCAGTAGAAAAATATATAGACTGACCATTGGCGCCACCAGATAGACCGGTTCTATTCATCATTGGGGCAAACCAATGTTCTGTATCTCTTTGCGCAAAGAGCGTATTAATTGTAAAAAAAACTAATACTAGACTAAGTAGAAATCTTTTCATATAAAAGTGGAATTAGGATTTCTACAAATTTAAAATAATATTTGAGATATTGTTAGTAAAATTTAAAGAAAATTATTAAATTATTCGCGATTCTTGATTAAAATCCATCCAGAATACGAAACTGGTAATTTTGTATCTGGCTCTATCCATTTTAAAATATACCAATATGTCCCTGTAGGAAGAGTTCTTCCATTTGACCTTCCGTCCCAGATATAATTTTTGTCTGATGACTTATATACAGAAGCTCCGTATCTATCTACAACTTCTATTGTTACATTTTGTTTTATTCTTAAATCTGAATAATTCAAGACATCATTTTTCCCGTCACCATTTGGCGTAATGGCATTAATTAGATTTAAAACTAAAAATTCTTTCGTAACCGGCTGACATCTATCCGCGCCTAAAACATATACCGTATGAATACCTCTTGATAATCCTGTGAAAACGTTTGATGTTTGATAATCAATATCATTCAATGAATATTTATAAGGAGCCGTTCCTCCTGAAACATTAACCGTTGCCGTAGTTCCTGAAACTGCAATACTTGTAATTGTTGGCGCCTGAGCAGTTGCAACAGTTACCGTCTGACGATAAATACATCCGTTGAATCCAAGGTCTACATAATAATTTCCTGCTCCTACCGTAATAGTTTGCGTAGTAGCTCCGTTGCTCCATAAATATGATGTAAATCCTGTTCCTGCATCTAATATTACTTTTTCATCAGAACAAATTATCTGATCACGAAGCGTTGTCGATTTTTTTGGAGTTTTTAATTTAATATTTAAAATTCCTGTATTCGGACATTCTGTTGCGCTTGTAAATCTTACATAAAAAGTACCAGCTGAATTGATAACTTGTGTAGGAGATATTGCATTCGTTCCTGTCTGAGCATTAGCCAATGATGTATGGAATGTTAAAGTTACAGCAGGATTATTGGTGAATAAATTTTTATAATCATTAAGGTTTACAGTTTCAGAACCATTAAGATCATTGTCGCAAATTTCTGCATTTACCGTGCTTGATAATAAAGTTATTCTGTTTCCAATTTTAAAATTGATCTGCCCAAAAGCTGGCGGGCAACTAGATGGATTGTTATCAACTCTTACATAAACAGTTGTATTTGCAGTATAAGTCCAAGTGGTTGGCAATGTATTATTGTTTCCTGCATTTGCATCTGCTTGGTTTAAATAATATCTAACTGTAAAATTCGCTGAGTTCGTTACAATTTGAGGAGTTACCGTCGCAAAATTTACGCTGATCGTTCCTTCAAAACTGTTATCACAAAGAGTTGCGTTATAATTATTTGTATTGATGTTGGGCGAAGGAGTTGCTGTTAAAGTAATCTGAGCGACTTTTGAACATCCTGCCGATGAAGTTACATTAGCATAAATAATTCCTGCCGGTCCGGAATACGTTGTTGGGTTTGTAATCTGCCCAGTTAAATTTGAATTAGTGAAATAGGTAATTGTAACCCCAGGATCTGAAGAAACATTTACTGAAGTAAGGTTGTAAGTTCCGTTTCCGTTTGTTCCTGCGCAAGATGATAAAGAACTATTATTTACGTTCGGAGATGGATTTACAGTTAATGTGATCTGAGCTATTTTTGAACATCCAGCCGATGAAGTTACATTAGCATAAATGATTCCTGCAGGCCCCGAATACGTTGTTGGATTTGTAATCTGCCCCGTTAAATTTGAATTCGTAAAATAGGTAATTGTAATCCCAGGATCTGAAGATATATTTGCCAAAGTAAGGTTATAAGTTCCGTTTCCGTTTGTTCCTGCGCAAGATGCTAAAGAACCATTATTTACATTTGGAACTTGATTTACAGTTAATGTGATCTGAGCTATTTTTGAGCATCCTGCCGATGAAGTTACATTAGCATAAATAATTCCTGCAGGTCCCGAATAAGTTGTTGGATTTGTAATTTGTCCAGTTAAATTTGAATTGGTAAAATAGGTAATTATAATCCCAGGATCTGAGGATACATTTGCCAAAGTAAGGTTGTAAGTTCCATTTCCGCTTGTTCCAGTGCAAGATGTTAAAGAAGCATTATTTGCGTTCGGTGATAGATTTGCAGTCAATGTAATCTGAGCTGCTTTTGAACATCCATACTGTGAAGTTACAGTAGCATAAATAATTCCTACAGGTCCCGAATAAGTTGTTGGATTTATAATCTGCGCCGTTAAATTTGGATCGGCAAAATAAGTAACTGTTGTTCCTGCATCTGTTGATACACTTGCTGTTGTTAAATTAAAAGTCCCATTTCCTGTTGCATTTGTACAAGATGATAAGGAAGAGTTATTAACATTTAGAACATTTGTGTTGATAATTATTTTAAAATATTCAAAACTGAAAGGATTTCCATTTCCTTGGATGTAATAAATAAATGTGTCGGTCGTATTTGTGGTAATTCCTGCGTTTGGAGTGTAAGTAATTTGCCCTGTTGCTGGGTTTACCGTTGCTGTTCCTGAAGTTGGCGGAGAAATAATATTCGTCAGTGAAGGAACAATTGCCTGTGTTGAGCTTGTAAAAGCCGGAGTGATCACTTTCGTATTACAAGAACCAATATTATATGTAGTTGTAGTAATTGGCGGACATAAAGTATAGTTATAAATAGCTGTCAGCCTCGTTTCACAACTGTTTTTTGTGATTTGGCAGGTATAATCTCCAGCTCCATATAATTCTGGATTAATAGAGTAGGAGGTCGCTCCTGGAATTAAAACTCCATTGAAATACC harbors:
- a CDS encoding gliding motility-associated C-terminal domain-containing protein, producing the protein MMNRTGLSGGANGQSIYFSTDSVTPFPVDIYNNNAIIGTVTISKGDPKIFVIPVTPNTSVSAIVTTSQTDLFTPITKGLYTKGTKPYYANLRFSVTSHGEILTSKGKAGIGKKFYAAAAPITDLGGGSIYNFMAGVLATEDNTVVTVSGYSTSVTFSNGTTGLTNPTMTFSLNKGQSYIIEGRGNLAGNQIGFIGAKIESTKPISLTNGNFNGQFSLGSVGSSSDIIMDQSVPVDRLGNEFVLVKGNGNIDIKVEDALIIATEDNTEIYVNNSTTPVATINEGAFYRVNAISNTNYIDQGNGHFNMYIRTSKNVYVYQLLAGLATSIATLGYNYIPPLNCFLPRKIDEIAFINDLNGTSNDIKLNILTETGAVVNVNGGIPTAVQGPYPVLGTTAWVSYSIPGLSGNVTVTSTKAVTAGIAGGSGAVGYGGYFAGFSSIPVIAKKSGECAPGIILEVDDSFETYQWYREGILITGAVSSTYAPTQSGNYTVKVTMGTCPPVTTPIYKVYSCVKNTTVSVNACATKIITPTFSGSTQTPVPSTVTITTQPTHGTAVLNPATGIITYTPTTGYVGADVIVYKFCGNGTEFIDCEIVTVNLTVVPFIVKDAKMEACQYEDKAYFNLTLANVIDFTQVTKKYYPTLVDLNANTNQIMDPTNYGSAGGFVYVKITSNEGCTANAKIELVAKPIKKSPILVDKYICIDSRTNLEAGPGYDSYLWNTGATTSGIQGVGVGEYTVVLGKNGCFVTQIVRVIKTADPVIKEIEITNNTATVNVTGGTPPYKYSVDGTANWQDSNVFTDLSRGQHTFYVKDSYNCTPISVEITVPNLLNAITPNGDNKNDYIDYSELAYKGNLSFVIYDRYGNKIFTGDKFNNYRWDGKHFDKKIITGTYWFHINWNEPNKEKTPIKYTGWILVKNRE
- a CDS encoding gliding motility-associated C-terminal domain-containing protein, whose product is MKKFLLVICTFLCLFANAQLDTEHWFAPMSASSLQGTPECYLYLSTNETTPFPVQIYNNNAVYSTVQVSKGNPVQVTIPSNFMIASTLSNLFNSRPMGLQVKGNKKFFANFRFGVPNQAEIITSKGLAGVGKNFFIGLAPNTTAKPYVNSTIGVIATEDNTTVTLSGYNPNVVFSDGNSAPSRTFTINKGRSYIIEAQSDLAASNLNGLVGAKLVANKPVSVTNGNFNSIYTTQNNSNVDVLMDQAVPVERLGKDFVMVKGNGPAASGMEAALVVATVNNTKLTVNGNLLNTVTLNAGQYYIVQGTNYINQGNANYNMSISATNNVYIYQLLAGTSGSTVYATGGMNFIPPLSCFLPKEINEIGFINKIGNTSYDTKLNIITQTGATVTFNGNNIGAGNGPYPVTGNPNWVTYSIPNVTGNVTVNSTLPVTAGIAAGNGAVGYGGYFAGFSSVPAITKTGDCYAGILLQVDSNYDAYQWYFNGVLIPGATSYSINPELYGAGDYTCQITKNSCETRLTAIYNYTLCPPITTTTYNIGSCNTKVITPAFTSSTQAIVPSLTNIISPPTSGTATVNPATGQITYTPNAGITTNTTDTFIYYIQGNGNPFSFEYFKIIINTNVLNVNNSSLSSCTNATGNGTFNLTTASVSTDAGTTVTYFADPNLTAQIINPTTYSGPVGIIYATVTSQYGCSKAAQITLTANLSPNANNASLTSCTGTSGNGTYNLTLANVSSDPGIIITYFTNSNLTGQITNPTTYSGPAGIIYANVTSSAGCSKIAQITLTVNQVPNVNNGSLASCAGTNGNGTYNLTLANISSDPGITITYFTNSNLTGQITNPTTYSGPAGIIYANVTSSAGCSKIAQITLTVNPSPNVNNSSLSSCAGTNGNGTYNLTSVNVSSDPGVTITYFTNSNLTGQITNPTTYSGPAGIIYANVTSSAGCSKVAQITLTATPSPNINTNNYNATLCDNSFEGTISVNFATVTPQIVTNSANFTVRYYLNQADANAGNNNTLPTTWTYTANTTVYVRVDNNPSSCPPAFGQINFKIGNRITLLSSTVNAEICDNDLNGSETVNLNDYKNLFTNNPAVTLTFHTSLANAQTGTNAISPTQVINSAGTFYVRFTSATECPNTGILNIKLKTPKKSTTLRDQIICSDEKVILDAGTGFTSYLWSNGATTQTITVGAGNYYVDLGFNGCIYRQTVTVATAQAPTITSIAVSGTTATVNVSGGTAPYKYSLNDIDYQTSNVFTGLSRGIHTVYVLGADRCQPVTKEFLVLNLINAITPNGDGKNDVLNYSDLRIKQNVTIEVVDRYGASVYKSSDKNYIWDGRSNGRTLPTGTYWYILKWIEPDTKLPVSYSGWILIKNRE